A region of the Salvia splendens isolate huo1 chromosome 11, SspV2, whole genome shotgun sequence genome:
TTCCCAGCTTGGCCGGAGCCATCCCCTTTCTCGTTTGATAATGAAGAAGACGAGCCATCAGGCTTCTGCGCACCCGACAGATTTGCAGGGCTATGATCCCAGACGGATCGCCTTATTGTGCACCCGGGGACTTTGGAGAAGAGCAGTTTCAGGTGCAAGACGTTTTTCGCGCCAAAATCCCACACGCCGAGCTGTGCTCCTGTGACGATGTGAACGCCCGAGAGATCGCCAATGCATGTGTCCGTGCACTCTATGGGTGCAGTGCTGACATGGGAGAAGCTTTTCCACTTGATTGGTTCGAACCATCGGCTGTCCTGCTCTTCGGGCCCTTGCCATTTTGGTGCACCGATGGGGATGTGTGTGTCCCAATGAGGCTGAAGAATCTTTGGAAGAGAAACTAGATGTTGTAAGTTGATGGCAAGGCGGTTTTGCTTGGCTCCTTCGAGGCTGAGCTTGAGTCCAGTCACAGGCTTACGTCCGACTGTAACCTGAAATACCATGAAAACTTCGGAATTGTTAGCAAGTATTTAGTTGTGAAGCAGCCAGAAGAAGCAAACGACACAGAAACAATgcggttgttgatgaagattatgaagaAACATATCATGACAACACGTTATAAAGGAAAATCGGATATAGttaaaaacacaaaaatgcGTTTCTAGAGTGGTATACCTGATCTGGGCTTATATATAGCTTAGGACCCATTAAACTGAACTGAATATACGGACAAACAGGTTCTTTTCGTTGCAAATTGTTCTGCTCGGGAGCCCACACCCGAGAAATTTGGAAGTCCAAGAAATACTGAAGATCCTCAATAGGTGGCTTGTCTACAGAATACAGAAAAACAATGGCatgttttttataaaatgacaaaaaaatcaAAGTAGTTGAAAAGTCGATCATAATAACAAACGTCAAATCCTTACACTCCAAGTATAACTCGATAGCACGAGCCAAATGTTTAATCCCAGCCACTCCTTCGAGCAGAGAGACGATGGGCACAAATGTCATGTTGATCACATCAGGAGTTCCTTCTACGGTCTTTGCCCACTTAGAGTAGCTCTGTTCAAGGTCATCTCCCCCTCGCCTTCTGAAAATAACCGTAACATCCTACatgtaaaataacaaaattcacTTAACCACATTCATCACCGATAGTTACGAATGCAAGGGAATCGCCTTTGAGCAAACATTATCACCGATGTATATGACACCATTAAGAATATGCCAAGCTTGAAGTATTTACTCGATAACAGTGCTGTTTCACCAACCTTGTCCTTGTATTTTAAAGAGCCGGCGTTTGTATTGACCTTCGAATCTGAGAACCTCTGGTCTCCAATATCTTTCACATAGTTCTCAATATCCGACAAGGTTAAAGGTGACGACTGGTGCTGTCTAACATAGACGACATCCCTTCCACCAACTGTTACAGAGGTAACAATGTGGGTTCCGTAATTTTCAATAAAGCTGTGAGACAAAGCATCATATCAGGAACTCAGAAATCAGGCAGCCAATCTTTACCACACTCAATTACAGTATGACCTTTTGAAAAGTTTCTCCTACGAGTTTCCAAAAGTGGCAAACTGTAGAAACATCTTTCGTTCTTGAAGGAGATTCTGAACAGATAAGTCATGACAAGACAATTACATTCTAGAATTAGCAACACAATTTCTCTATCCACTTACTGCTATTCCATACTCTATAAAGTCAGTTACCTTTTCATAAATTCATACTCTGTATATCACAAAGCATTTATAATTGTAACAGCATTGATCTCATACACACATATGATATTGAAGACAGGCAATATCAGAATGCTTCACCTTGCCAATGATGCAGGATCCCACGAATATGGAATAGCACGTTTGATTTCATTACGTAAACTTAAATCGGTTTTTACTAGTTCGACACTAAACAACGGGATGGTGCATCCAACCATTGCAAGTGATTTTGTAGCTGCAGCGTCGAGTTGCCAAGAGCCACTGAAATTAAACATGGCATTGAAGCATCCAAGTGGGATCTGACCAGGTAAACCTGAATTTTCATTGAAGTATCCTGCCATCTGCAAACCGAAGTCACAAACAATATGTCAATGCTACAGAATCTGGGCTTACATGATAAGTTTATGCAGACATAATCACAACACAGTAAAGAGAAATCAACCGATGAAGCTATACAGCATCAAGCAGTCAACAAAATCCATTCTTTAATAAAATCAAGACACAAAAATCAAACCAGCTGCAAATTGAAGTTCACAACAACATGTCAATGCAGTAGAATCTGGGCTTACATGATAAGTTTATGCAGGCAACACAGTAAA
Encoded here:
- the LOC121753536 gene encoding MACPF domain-containing protein CAD1-like yields the protein MASSGSNNALIATLRNSIQALGRGFDVTSDIRLLYCKGAPGSRLVLIDDAQTRNLEISESCVIPDVSVDIECSSGRSDNKKTPVWSFHEMAGYFNENSGLPGQIPLGCFNAMFNFSGSWQLDAAATKSLAMVGCTIPLFSVELVKTDLSLRNEIKRAIPYSWDPASLASFIENYGTHIVTSVTVGGRDVVYVRQHQSSPLTLSDIENYVKDIGDQRFSDSKVNTNAGSLKYKDKDVTVIFRRRGGDDLEQSYSKWAKTVEGTPDVINMTFVPIVSLLEGVAGIKHLARAIELYLEYKPPIEDLQYFLDFQISRVWAPEQNNLQRKEPVCPYIQFSLMGPKLYISPDQVTVGRKPVTGLKLSLEGAKQNRLAINLQHLVSLPKILQPHWDTHIPIGAPKWQGPEEQDSRWFEPIKWKSFSHVSTAPIECTDTCIGDLSGVHIVTGAQLGVWDFGAKNVLHLKLLFSKVPGCTIRRSVWDHSPANLSGAQKPDGSSSSLSNEKGDGSGQAGKLAKIVDMTEMLKGPQDMPGHWLVTGAKLGVDKGRIVLRVKYSLLNY